In the Ursus arctos isolate Adak ecotype North America unplaced genomic scaffold, UrsArc2.0 scaffold_5, whole genome shotgun sequence genome, one interval contains:
- the LOC113261867 gene encoding olfactory receptor 2L5-like encodes MENINQTSTDFFLLGLFPSSRIGLFFFILIVLIFLMALFGNLSMIILIFLDTHLHTPMYFLLSQLSLMDLNYISTIVPKMVSDYLSGNKSISFIRCGVQSFFFMALAGGEGLLLASMAYDRYVAICFPLHYPIRMSKRVCVLMITGSWIMGSVNSCAHTVYAFGLPYCRSRTINHFFCDVPAMLTLACVDTWVYEYTVFVSTTFLLVFPFTGIAISYSRVLLAICRMQSTEGRKKAYSTCSTHLTVVTFYYAPFAYTYLRPRSFRSPTEDRVLAVFYTILTPMLNPIIYSLRNKEVMGALRRIIQRFSSSDKRH; translated from the coding sequence ATGGAAAATATTAACCAAACATCTACTGATTTCTTCTTACTGGGGTTATTCCCATCATCAAGAATTGGactgtttttcttcattctcattgttctcattttcctaatggctcTGTTCGGCAACCTGTCCATGATCATTCTCATCTTCCTGGACACCCAtctccacacacccatgtattTTCTACTTAGTCAGCTCTCCCTCATGGACCTGAACTATATCTCCACAATTGTCCCCAAGATGGTTTCTGATTATCTCTCTGGAAACAagtctatttctttcatcaggtGTGGAGTTCAGAGTTTCTTCTTCATGGCTTTAGCTGGTGGAGAAGGATTACTATTGGCCTCTATGGCCTATGATCGTTATGTGGCTATTTGCTTTCCTCTCCACTATCCCATTCGTATGAGCAAAAGAGTATGTGTGCTGATGATAACAGGATCTTGGATAATGGGCTCAGTGAACTCCTGTGCCCACACTGTATATGCCTTCGGTCTCCCTTACTGTCGATCCAGGACCATCAACCATTTCTTCTGTGATGTCCCCGCCATGTTGACTCTGGCCTGTGTGGACACCTGGGTCTATGAGTACACAGTGTTTGTGAGCACCACATTTCTCCTTGTGTTTCCTTTCACTGGCATTGCAATTTCCTATAGCCGAGTCCTCCTTGCCATCTGCCGCATGCAGTCcacagaagggaggaagaaggcctATTCAACCTGCAGCACTCACCTCACTGTGGTGACTTTCTACTATGCGCCCTTTGCTTACACTTATTTACGCCCAAGATCCTTCCGATCTCCCACAGAGGACAGGGTCCTGGCTGTCTTCTACACCATTCTGACCCCAATgctcaaccccatcatctacagcctgagaaaCAAGGAGGTGATGGGGGC